In one Sphingobacterium daejeonense genomic region, the following are encoded:
- a CDS encoding helix-turn-helix domain-containing protein gives MEANNLNKTEFSKYLGISKGRLSQILNDGEINFSIEKLCSISLKIGKIPSFTFEEKQSYIENIKGKYPTETEPLYSKKLIDPKILLSKPVKSENDH, from the coding sequence ATGGAAGCAAACAACTTAAATAAAACAGAATTCTCTAAATATTTAGGCATTTCAAAAGGAAGACTATCTCAAATTTTAAATGATGGCGAGATAAATTTCAGTATTGAAAAACTTTGTTCAATCTCTTTAAAAATTGGAAAGATTCCGTCTTTCACATTTGAAGAAAAACAAAGTTATATCGAAAATATTAAAGGCAAATATCCAACTGAAACAGAGCCATTATACTCTAAAAAACTAATTGATCCTAAAATATTATTAAGTAAACCTGTAAAAAGTGAAAATGACCATTAA
- a CDS encoding alpha/beta hydrolase, with translation MANQVKGEKDPNILVEIREFLDGLNNSGGEPMETMEPKDARIVLEDAQKSVDVDTSDIVETEKEITQDGETVKIIIVRPDSVSIDKVIPAFIFIHGGGWVLGDYPTHKRLIRDLVVHSGAAAIYVDYTRSPEAQYPTAINQIYAATKWVSENGDQIAVDGKNLAVAGNSVGGNMTAVTCLMAKDKKGPEIKFQLLMWPVTDADFTRESFQKYAEGRFLTTGMMKWMWDLYLPDKAKRKEKYASPFQASIDELKGLPPALVQLAENDILFDEGLAYARKLDEAGVPTTIQTYNGFIHDFGLLNPLDHIPAVKESVKHAAFALKEALSK, from the coding sequence ATGGCAAATCAAGTTAAGGGTGAAAAAGACCCAAATATCTTAGTTGAAATCAGAGAGTTTTTAGATGGATTAAATAACAGTGGTGGCGAACCTATGGAAACTATGGAGCCAAAGGATGCCAGAATAGTCCTTGAAGATGCTCAAAAGTCGGTTGACGTAGACACCTCAGATATTGTAGAAACAGAAAAAGAAATCACTCAAGACGGTGAAACGGTCAAAATAATAATCGTCAGACCTGATTCAGTATCCATCGATAAGGTAATTCCTGCTTTTATTTTTATTCATGGTGGTGGATGGGTATTGGGAGATTATCCAACTCATAAAAGACTGATTCGTGATTTAGTAGTCCATAGCGGAGCTGCGGCTATCTATGTAGATTATACGCGTTCTCCTGAAGCTCAGTATCCGACAGCAATTAATCAAATCTATGCTGCAACAAAATGGGTTTCAGAAAATGGAGACCAAATTGCCGTGGATGGTAAAAACTTAGCAGTTGCAGGAAATTCTGTTGGCGGTAATATGACCGCAGTAACCTGCCTGATGGCAAAAGATAAAAAAGGACCCGAAATAAAATTCCAATTGTTGATGTGGCCAGTAACAGACGCTGACTTCACACGTGAATCATTCCAAAAATATGCAGAAGGAAGATTCTTGACAACAGGAATGATGAAATGGATGTGGGATCTTTATCTGCCTGACAAAGCTAAACGCAAAGAAAAATATGCATCACCTTTTCAAGCTTCCATTGATGAGTTGAAAGGTTTACCTCCTGCCCTAGTCCAATTGGCAGAAAATGACATTCTTTTTGACGAAGGCCTAGCCTATGCAAGGAAATTGGATGAAGCCGGAGTTCCTACAACCATCCAAACATATAATGGATTTATACACGACTTTGGACTATTGAATCCCTTAGATCATATTCCTGCAGTAAAAGAATCTGTAAAACATGCAGCATTTGCTCTGAAAGAAGCGTTAAGTAAATAG
- a CDS encoding outer membrane beta-barrel protein: MNLNFKFSASLLFSALFIWTLNGNAQERNFNKIRVGLSISPFAENNIGPFEELVGSGSFESDKFFGADLSVNVPIKGIFSIESGLGYSTQSVTFKGAFNPEHETFTETKNLSILEIPILGSVHFGNYFYVNLGPTLHFDLSKKVDYRDKQNGIGANLGIGANYNISPIFSVHLEPYLKSYSLIPFESGKYYDRITQLGFKIGGRITLD; the protein is encoded by the coding sequence ATGAATTTAAACTTCAAATTTTCTGCTTCTTTGTTGTTCAGTGCACTATTTATTTGGACCTTGAATGGTAATGCCCAAGAGCGTAATTTTAATAAAATTAGGGTAGGGCTTTCTATCAGTCCATTTGCCGAAAATAATATTGGTCCTTTTGAAGAGTTGGTAGGTTCGGGAAGTTTTGAGAGTGACAAATTCTTTGGAGCAGATCTTTCCGTCAATGTTCCGATTAAGGGAATTTTCTCTATAGAGTCAGGTTTGGGTTATTCAACACAATCAGTTACTTTTAAAGGTGCATTTAACCCAGAGCACGAAACCTTTACTGAAACAAAAAACTTATCCATTCTTGAAATTCCAATCTTAGGTTCGGTTCATTTTGGAAATTATTTTTATGTGAATTTAGGTCCAACACTTCATTTTGATCTATCGAAGAAAGTTGATTATAGAGATAAGCAAAATGGCATCGGTGCTAACTTAGGAATTGGAGCCAATTATAATATCTCACCAATCTTCTCGGTACATTTAGAACCCTATTTAAAATCATATTCTTTGATTCCCTTTGAATCTGGAAAATACTATGATCGGATTACTCAATTAGGGTTCAAGATTGGCGGTAGAATAACTTTGGATTAG
- a CDS encoding DUF6999 family protein gives MLHTSEYFENKKNNPRDPSHWHALFLDNSVPFNKDAKAAFLFDSNRKSKQFLLPFLRVFGRLTIILLQIFKAIAPNLINAPKTLHRFLYWGMKYWVSPEANFLILRHFYLGSEVLRFIKDNVKGAEDIPMNPLKPLSLEAVKDNLFLEHDLNLYNFIINLNTAIQDKGLIIEPVSDPNFSAVSAAPIPFEEFPNRWSNVMDLSSAIEVFTPVYQFFLTDNDFWRASNSLQLDEVIGVYAATIMKCPEKLIALNNKHPMIPLPTYGAGFRLTLHGLSTEVLHHLIAQQKLHGQNELVSENI, from the coding sequence ATGCTACATACAAGTGAGTATTTTGAGAACAAAAAGAATAATCCTAGAGATCCGAGCCATTGGCATGCCTTGTTTCTAGATAATAGTGTTCCCTTTAATAAAGATGCAAAAGCAGCATTTTTATTTGACTCCAATCGGAAAAGTAAGCAATTTTTATTGCCATTTTTACGAGTTTTTGGGAGGTTGACCATTATTTTGCTTCAGATTTTTAAGGCTATAGCTCCGAATTTGATCAATGCCCCAAAAACCTTACATCGATTTTTATATTGGGGAATGAAATATTGGGTATCCCCAGAAGCTAATTTCTTGATTTTAAGACATTTTTATTTGGGTTCTGAAGTATTAAGATTTATAAAGGATAATGTCAAAGGAGCAGAAGATATTCCGATGAATCCATTAAAACCTTTGAGTCTGGAAGCTGTAAAGGATAATTTGTTTTTGGAGCATGATTTGAATCTCTATAACTTTATTATCAATTTGAATACAGCAATTCAGGATAAAGGATTAATAATAGAACCAGTTTCTGACCCTAATTTCTCGGCTGTTTCAGCTGCTCCAATTCCATTTGAAGAATTTCCCAACAGGTGGTCCAATGTTATGGATCTTTCTTCTGCAATAGAGGTTTTTACACCGGTTTATCAATTTTTTCTTACTGACAATGACTTTTGGCGTGCTTCCAATTCCTTGCAGCTAGATGAGGTCATCGGTGTCTATGCAGCAACGATTATGAAATGTCCGGAGAAATTGATTGCCTTAAATAATAAGCATCCCATGATTCCATTACCTACTTATGGTGCTGGATTTCGATTGACCTTGCATGGTTTGTCCACGGAAGTATTGCATCATTTGATTGCACAACAAAAACTTCATGGACAGAATGAATTGGTATCTGAAAATATTTAA
- a CDS encoding 3-oxoacyl-[acyl-carrier-protein] synthase III C-terminal domain-containing protein codes for MEIAEEKWFTNLHEKGNTGSASIYIMLEELLYSGRLKPNQEIICMVPESGRFITTFMKLKIVGDAKEEKQPLISKDDEILAPEIHIDNKPIQEKLV; via the coding sequence TTGGAGATAGCAGAAGAGAAGTGGTTTACAAACCTTCATGAGAAGGGTAATACAGGTTCTGCATCCATCTATATTATGTTGGAGGAACTATTATATAGTGGTCGACTGAAGCCAAATCAAGAAATTATCTGTATGGTTCCAGAGAGTGGCAGGTTTATAACCACCTTTATGAAATTGAAGATAGTAGGAGATGCGAAAGAAGAAAAACAACCATTGATTTCTAAAGATGATGAAATCTTAGCTCCAGAAATCCATATTGACAATAAACCTATTCAGGAGAAATTAGTTTAG
- a CDS encoding class I fructose-bisphosphate aldolase → MKLAIEGGCNAVASTFGVLGAVSRKYAHKIPFVVKVNHNELLTYPNKADQILYGKVREAWNMGAAAIGATIYFGSPESGRQIVEISRAFEEAHSLGMATILWCYLRNDAFKVEKTDYHLSADLTGQANHLGVTIEADIIKQKLPELNGGYKALNLGNSSYGKLDDRMYSELSSDHPIDLCRYQVLNCYSGRAGLINSGGASGFNDMEDAVRTAVINKRAGGTGLISGRKAFQKSMHDGVELLQAIQDVYLMPEVTIS, encoded by the coding sequence GTGAAATTAGCTATTGAAGGCGGCTGTAATGCTGTTGCTTCTACGTTTGGGGTGCTTGGGGCGGTCTCAAGGAAGTATGCCCATAAGATTCCCTTTGTGGTCAAGGTGAACCATAATGAGCTGTTAACATATCCTAATAAAGCAGATCAGATTTTATATGGTAAAGTTCGGGAAGCATGGAATATGGGAGCTGCAGCCATTGGTGCTACGATCTATTTTGGGTCACCTGAGTCTGGAAGGCAAATCGTAGAAATCAGCAGAGCGTTCGAAGAAGCACATTCATTGGGGATGGCTACAATTCTATGGTGCTATCTTAGAAATGATGCTTTTAAGGTTGAGAAAACAGACTACCATTTGTCAGCAGATTTAACAGGGCAGGCAAACCACTTGGGAGTTACTATTGAAGCTGATATTATCAAACAGAAACTTCCAGAATTAAATGGTGGTTATAAGGCATTGAATTTAGGGAATAGCAGTTATGGTAAGTTAGATGATAGAATGTACAGTGAATTGAGTTCTGACCATCCGATTGATCTTTGTCGCTATCAGGTGTTGAACTGTTATTCCGGCAGGGCAGGATTAATTAATTCTGGCGGAGCCTCAGGATTTAACGATATGGAAGATGCTGTGCGTACTGCAGTCATAAATAAAAGGGCAGGAGGTACGGGATTGATCAGTGGAAGAAAAGCATTTCAGAAATCAATGCATGATGGAGTAGAATTATTGCAAGCAATTCAAGATGTCTACTTAATGCCAGAAGTGACTATAAGCTAA
- a CDS encoding cation:proton antiporter domain-containing protein has product MFWEALFRRPDAVSTGAITKFVKIPKATSSILEGESLLNDASSLIIFRFALVAVGTGQFIWQEAGMDFLWMLFGGVGLGLLIGQIFIWIHKHLPTDAASDIALTLITPYFMYWVAEQVPLLGCSRCSGRWLISFQQPLEFPGSKQQNQRCISLGEFCLSIEWNGLPPDRA; this is encoded by the coding sequence TTGTTTTGGGAGGCATTGTTTCGCCGCCCTGATGCTGTGAGTACAGGTGCCATCACTAAATTCGTAAAAATCCCGAAAGCTACCTCCTCGATCTTGGAAGGAGAAAGTCTGTTGAATGATGCATCATCATTGATAATTTTCAGGTTTGCCTTGGTTGCTGTTGGCACAGGTCAATTTATCTGGCAAGAAGCTGGGATGGACTTCCTATGGATGTTATTTGGTGGTGTAGGATTAGGATTATTGATTGGGCAAATATTTATTTGGATCCATAAGCATTTACCTACAGATGCTGCATCGGATATCGCATTGACCCTTATTACTCCTTATTTTATGTATTGGGTAGCAGAACAGGTTCCACTGCTCGGGTGTTCTCGCTGTAGTGGCAGGTGGCTTATATCTTTCCAACAACCGCTTGAGTTTCCTGGCAGCAAGCAGCAGAATCAAAGGTGCATCAGTCTGGGAGAGTTTTGTCTTTCTATTGAATGGAATGGTCTTCCTCCTGATAGGGCTTGA
- a CDS encoding iron-containing redox enzyme family protein encodes MLLLNLRQQVIDGSQWIARAASNVSMDYFDIRSSFISHSRDEHKDYQILEKNYINCGGKKEDLYSGEKNIGSEALSAYMFHKASQPNPFDLLGGMFIIEGLGNRLAGKWGRAIQHELDLKDDQVSFFIYHETSDSNDNHFERFEKALNSELLTEEMAKRVSKTAKVVAKLYQMQLAEIGNY; translated from the coding sequence TTGCTTTTACTAAATTTAAGGCAACAAGTAATTGATGGTTCCCAGTGGATTGCCAGGGCAGCATCAAATGTGAGTATGGATTATTTTGATATTCGCTCGTCTTTTATTTCGCATTCCAGGGATGAGCATAAAGACTATCAGATCCTCGAAAAGAACTACATTAATTGTGGTGGGAAAAAGGAAGATCTTTATTCAGGAGAGAAGAATATTGGTTCAGAAGCATTGAGTGCTTATATGTTCCATAAGGCAAGTCAACCGAATCCATTTGATTTATTGGGTGGTATGTTTATTATAGAGGGATTGGGCAATCGTTTGGCTGGCAAATGGGGTAGAGCAATCCAACATGAGCTGGATTTAAAGGATGACCAGGTTTCCTTTTTCATCTACCATGAAACTTCAGATTCCAATGATAATCACTTTGAGAGGTTTGAGAAAGCATTAAACTCTGAACTCTTAACTGAGGAAATGGCAAAGCGAGTTTCAAAAACTGCAAAAGTCGTTGCGAAATTGTATCAAATGCAATTGGCTGAAATCGGTAACTATTAA
- a CDS encoding sterol desaturase family protein, whose protein sequence is MGDLLETTFNFVLSEWYYTSAFFFIFFSFLYFVGTYITELIIRVKSKDASIRQIVFAKKPHQTSKEIQNSLVSILVFSLQAILFQYLFSIEVFKIRFDQPLHCLWEIPLLFVWNEFHFYCMHWLLHRRFLFKHVHKVHHWSKEPTSYSIFSFHWFEAFLLGTVIFFPLFFHEFQVYSLLSLPVMSLIINLLGHCNHEVPRDLPSSNFRKYTFRHSMHHKWSSGNFGFMLTIFDKLFKTEVSENKK, encoded by the coding sequence ATGGGCGATTTGCTGGAAACTACATTCAATTTTGTCCTTTCGGAATGGTACTATACTAGTGCTTTCTTCTTTATTTTTTTCAGCTTTTTATATTTTGTTGGCACTTACATTACTGAGTTGATTATTCGTGTGAAGTCTAAAGATGCAAGTATACGTCAGATTGTATTTGCTAAAAAGCCTCATCAAACTAGTAAGGAAATCCAGAATTCATTAGTTTCGATATTAGTATTTTCTCTTCAAGCGATTTTGTTCCAGTACTTATTTTCTATAGAGGTATTTAAGATCCGATTTGACCAACCTTTGCATTGTCTATGGGAAATACCATTGTTGTTTGTTTGGAATGAATTTCACTTTTACTGCATGCATTGGCTTCTACACCGGAGATTTCTTTTCAAGCATGTTCATAAAGTTCATCATTGGTCCAAAGAACCAACATCATATTCAATTTTTAGTTTTCATTGGTTTGAAGCATTCTTATTGGGTACAGTTATATTTTTTCCTTTATTCTTTCATGAGTTCCAGGTCTATTCTTTATTGAGTTTGCCTGTCATGAGTTTGATCATTAATCTATTAGGACATTGTAATCATGAAGTTCCGAGAGACTTACCGAGTAGCAATTTCCGAAAATATACGTTTAGACATAGTATGCACCACAAATGGAGTTCAGGAAATTTTGGGTTCATGCTGACCATTTTTGACAAATTATTTAAAACCGAAGTTTCAGAAAACAAGAAATAA
- the msrA gene encoding peptide-methionine (S)-S-oxide reductase MsrA, whose amino-acid sequence MRNLAIIGSIFMIVVIIMTMGFSYQDKQELKQTENQKTMSLTGNEKEIYFAGGCFWGTEHFFKLVRGVVGTEVGYANATKANPTYEEVCTGQTGATETVKVIYDPEVIDLGLLIDLYFETIDPTLLNQQGNDRGTQYRTGIYYTDNSVAELVKDKLHELSLRVQAPVVVENEPLKNFYDAETYHQDYLDKNPGGYCHIGAHEFELAKKANPEK is encoded by the coding sequence ATGAGAAATTTAGCGATTATAGGAAGTATATTCATGATCGTTGTTATAATAATGACGATGGGATTTTCCTATCAGGATAAACAAGAATTAAAACAAACAGAAAATCAAAAGACCATGAGTTTAACAGGAAACGAAAAGGAGATATATTTTGCGGGCGGTTGTTTTTGGGGTACGGAGCATTTTTTTAAACTTGTCCGTGGTGTGGTTGGCACCGAGGTCGGTTATGCCAACGCTACAAAAGCAAACCCTACGTATGAGGAGGTTTGTACAGGTCAAACAGGTGCTACAGAAACCGTAAAAGTAATCTATGATCCCGAAGTTATTGATTTAGGCCTATTAATAGACCTTTATTTTGAAACAATTGACCCAACCTTATTGAATCAGCAAGGGAACGATAGAGGAACGCAATACCGCACAGGGATTTATTATACCGACAATAGTGTTGCTGAATTGGTTAAAGATAAATTGCATGAGCTTTCATTAAGAGTTCAAGCGCCAGTTGTTGTAGAAAATGAACCATTGAAAAACTTCTATGACGCTGAGACTTACCATCAAGACTACTTAGATAAGAATCCAGGTGGATATTGCCATATTGGTGCTCATGAATTTGAATTAGCTAAAAAAGCTAATCCAGAGAAATAA
- a CDS encoding cation:proton antiporter domain-containing protein: MHTLLPFILVLILLIVFLTIWANQLKIAYPILLVLAGLAISFVPGLPILKIDPDLIFFIFLPPLLYEASWSVSFKEMKKWWRIIFSFAFLVVFFTAFLVAIVSNQMIPGFSIALGFVLGGIVSPP; this comes from the coding sequence ATGCATACCTTACTGCCATTTATTTTGGTGCTGATATTGTTGATTGTATTCCTTACTATTTGGGCAAATCAACTGAAGATCGCCTACCCTATTTTATTGGTTTTGGCGGGATTGGCAATCAGCTTCGTTCCTGGGCTACCCATTCTGAAGATTGACCCAGACCTTATATTTTTCATTTTCTTGCCACCCTTGCTTTATGAGGCATCATGGTCCGTTTCATTTAAGGAAATGAAGAAATGGTGGCGCATCATATTCAGCTTTGCCTTCTTGGTCGTATTTTTCACAGCCTTTTTGGTAGCCATAGTTTCCAATCAGATGATTCCAGGATTTAGTATTGCCCTAGGCTTTGTTTTGGGAGGCATTGTTTCGCCGCCCTGA
- a CDS encoding glycoside hydrolase family 76 protein, producing MIIQNYFKPLAIAGAICFATFSDSLINQLAADPFISISTATTQSNFKEENLIRSMALIDKTIAAYFDPVTFEMKRFYNPFTKVKSDERASVWMYSAGIEAINAVLASLKAAKDQGDSKLYDANFDKYNKLLAKMYDNADYYLGTFELTSFTQTKEWSVYAVDRVNEKGKANVTGILNVYDDQMWLLRELLDSYKITGNKAYLEKAEYLTAYVLDGWDVTIDENGAENGGIPWGPGYTTKHACSNSPLISSLVWLHKIYKDKNDKIERRYIDSKDKKTRLTEHQKKETYYLDFAKAIFAWQKQNLLNNQGVYTDMMGGCVPDCGIVYEVVDGKKYRANTKLTDAVGEAFTYNSGTMISGAVDLYEATKDAKYLREATDLGEASFKQFAFLGKDVAQYYSFGTDGFKNWFNGILMRGYRDLALVNEDSEKYLSAFQKNLDYGYEKFNHEGFLPTDLLKGWSKEKDGQGVEGMFMFTYAAQYAVLAEHYIVEGTHKGN from the coding sequence ATGATCATCCAAAACTATTTTAAACCACTAGCAATTGCTGGGGCTATATGTTTTGCAACTTTTAGCGACTCTCTAATAAATCAACTAGCTGCTGATCCTTTTATAAGTATTTCAACAGCTACAACTCAATCAAATTTTAAGGAGGAGAATTTAATTCGTTCCATGGCTTTAATCGATAAGACCATTGCGGCTTATTTCGACCCCGTAACTTTTGAAATGAAGAGGTTCTATAATCCCTTTACAAAGGTTAAATCTGATGAGAGAGCCAGCGTATGGATGTATTCTGCGGGAATTGAAGCAATAAATGCGGTTTTGGCAAGTTTAAAGGCTGCAAAAGATCAGGGTGATTCCAAATTATATGATGCCAACTTTGATAAATATAATAAGCTTCTAGCCAAAATGTACGACAATGCAGATTACTATTTGGGTACTTTTGAGTTGACTTCTTTTACACAGACCAAAGAATGGTCAGTATATGCTGTAGATCGTGTCAATGAAAAAGGTAAGGCCAATGTTACGGGCATTTTGAATGTATATGATGATCAGATGTGGCTATTGCGTGAGTTGTTGGATTCGTATAAAATTACGGGAAATAAAGCGTATTTGGAGAAGGCAGAATATTTAACTGCTTATGTTCTGGATGGATGGGATGTTACGATTGATGAAAATGGTGCAGAAAATGGTGGAATTCCATGGGGGCCGGGATATACCACAAAACATGCTTGTAGTAATTCTCCTCTGATTAGCTCACTGGTTTGGTTGCATAAAATTTATAAAGACAAAAATGACAAAATAGAACGTCGTTATATAGATTCAAAAGACAAAAAAACAAGGCTTACAGAGCATCAAAAAAAGGAAACTTACTACCTTGATTTTGCAAAAGCAATTTTTGCTTGGCAAAAACAAAATCTTCTCAACAATCAAGGTGTGTATACGGATATGATGGGTGGCTGTGTACCAGACTGCGGAATAGTCTACGAGGTAGTGGATGGTAAAAAATATCGTGCTAATACAAAATTGACAGATGCTGTTGGGGAAGCATTCACTTATAATAGTGGAACAATGATATCCGGTGCGGTAGATCTTTATGAGGCTACCAAAGATGCAAAATATCTAAGAGAAGCAACTGATTTAGGTGAAGCGAGTTTTAAGCAGTTTGCATTTTTGGGAAAAGATGTTGCTCAATATTACAGTTTTGGGACTGATGGATTTAAGAATTGGTTTAATGGCATCTTGATGCGAGGTTACCGTGATCTTGCTTTGGTAAATGAAGATTCAGAGAAATACCTGTCCGCTTTTCAAAAAAACCTGGATTATGGCTATGAAAAGTTTAATCATGAAGGTTTTTTGCCGACCGACCTATTAAAAGGGTGGAGTAAGGAAAAAGATGGTCAAGGAGTTGAGGGCATGTTTATGTTTACCTATGCGGCTCAATATGCGGTCTTGGCGGAACACTATATTGTAGAAGGCACTCACAAAGGGAATTGA
- a CDS encoding IS4 family transposase has product MADVKIALKIVSDLKNFISICLTDPLLLNLFRNSKTHFTRDRKLNFERLVLLIAKMCKRTLSVELEGFFGELGKKISCSVSAFSQQRSKLSPLFFLVWNRVLCESFLRHAPGDTRRWMGYRLIAVDGSNLALVNTPSLQAHFGGQSNQNSSFVQAKTFYHYDVLNDLVTHSCIAPYRTSELTLASHWIEELPVDSIAIYDRYYSTFKMFALHSWQESERKFVIRAKDSLKFVKKFLKTGKVSQVIELAPTQASISGLRQSGFATDSSTRIRIRLVRVELQSTTEVIATNLWQEEGFENDMFGDLYFRRWGVETNISKLKNTMQMESFSGLTVESVEQDFYATVMMSNLHSILIRDAQVRLDRDTSTKKYPQKVNGNKSFGKLKENLIAIFFKNREREILRELTAYFLKDTLPIRKGRSFPRQLKTSNKKCKHRTYTNYKPA; this is encoded by the coding sequence ATGGCCGATGTAAAAATAGCACTTAAAATCGTTTCAGACCTAAAAAATTTTATTTCTATCTGTTTAACAGATCCTCTGCTGCTCAATCTTTTCAGGAATTCCAAAACCCATTTCACCCGGGACCGGAAGCTCAATTTCGAGAGATTGGTCCTGCTGATCGCCAAGATGTGCAAGCGGACCCTCTCTGTCGAACTGGAAGGTTTCTTTGGTGAGCTGGGCAAGAAGATCAGTTGCTCGGTGAGTGCCTTTTCCCAGCAGAGGAGCAAGCTGAGCCCCCTTTTCTTCCTGGTCTGGAACCGGGTGCTCTGCGAGAGCTTCCTGCGCCATGCACCGGGGGATACCAGGAGATGGATGGGCTACCGCCTGATCGCAGTTGACGGCTCCAACCTTGCCCTGGTGAACACACCTTCCCTGCAGGCCCACTTTGGCGGCCAGAGCAACCAGAACTCGAGCTTCGTGCAGGCAAAGACCTTCTATCACTACGATGTGCTGAACGACCTGGTGACCCATTCCTGCATAGCCCCATACCGGACCAGCGAGCTGACCCTGGCCTCCCATTGGATCGAGGAACTGCCCGTGGACTCCATTGCCATCTATGACAGGTACTATTCAACGTTCAAGATGTTCGCGCTCCATAGCTGGCAGGAGAGCGAGCGCAAGTTCGTGATCAGGGCGAAGGATTCGCTGAAGTTCGTCAAGAAGTTCCTGAAGACGGGAAAGGTTTCCCAGGTCATCGAGCTTGCCCCAACCCAGGCCTCCATCAGTGGCCTGCGCCAGAGCGGGTTCGCCACGGACAGCTCAACAAGGATTCGCATACGCTTGGTCAGGGTAGAACTGCAGTCGACCACGGAGGTGATCGCGACCAACCTATGGCAGGAAGAGGGGTTTGAAAACGATATGTTCGGGGACCTGTACTTCAGGCGCTGGGGAGTGGAGACGAACATCTCCAAACTGAAGAATACCATGCAGATGGAATCCTTCAGCGGGCTGACGGTGGAATCCGTCGAGCAGGATTTCTATGCAACGGTGATGATGTCAAACCTGCATTCGATACTGATCAGGGATGCCCAGGTCCGGCTCGACCGCGATACATCCACGAAAAAGTACCCACAAAAGGTCAACGGGAACAAATCCTTCGGAAAATTAAAGGAAAACCTGATAGCCATCTTTTTCAAAAACAGGGAAAGGGAAATCCTCAGGGAGCTCACGGCCTACTTCCTCAAGGACACATTGCCCATCCGAAAGGGAAGATCGTTCCCAAGGCAGCTTAAGACCTCGAATAAAAAGTGCAAGCACAGGACCTACACAAACTACAAACCGGCATGA
- the ubiE gene encoding bifunctional demethylmenaquinone methyltransferase/2-methoxy-6-polyprenyl-1,4-benzoquinol methylase UbiE, which produces MSENKIILPDQASQEQKHVQVRKMFNSISGNYDKLNKVITFGMEKGWKKNVYNLVASKNPDKILDIATGTGDMLLLFANTKASEILGTDISEGMLAIAEEKVKELGLQDRIKLDQQDAENLQLPDNHFDAISITYGIRNFENLDKCLKEIYRVTAPGGQFIVLETSVPESFVLKTGHLFYTKWIMPSLSRMFSKDKTAYKYLSESALNFPYGEALKKRFEMAGFKDVKILPQFFGASTIYVAVKE; this is translated from the coding sequence ATGAGCGAGAACAAGATTATTCTACCGGATCAGGCATCACAAGAACAAAAGCATGTACAAGTAAGGAAAATGTTTAATTCCATCTCAGGGAATTATGACAAACTCAACAAGGTGATCACTTTTGGGATGGAAAAGGGATGGAAGAAAAATGTATATAATCTTGTCGCTTCTAAGAACCCCGATAAGATATTGGATATTGCCACTGGTACTGGAGATATGTTGCTATTATTTGCAAACACAAAAGCATCAGAAATATTAGGTACTGATATATCTGAAGGAATGCTCGCAATCGCTGAAGAAAAAGTAAAAGAATTAGGTCTTCAAGATCGCATTAAGCTGGATCAGCAAGATGCAGAAAACCTGCAGCTTCCTGACAATCATTTTGACGCTATCAGTATTACCTACGGAATTCGAAATTTCGAAAACTTGGATAAATGCCTGAAAGAAATCTATAGAGTAACAGCGCCGGGCGGACAGTTTATTGTATTGGAAACTTCTGTTCCGGAGAGTTTTGTTCTTAAGACCGGACATTTGTTTTACACAAAATGGATTATGCCATCCCTGAGCCGTATGTTCAGCAAAGACAAAACCGCATATAAATACCTGTCAGAATCAGCACTAAACTTCCCTTATGGCGAAGCACTCAAAAAAAGATTTGAAATGGCAGGATTTAAAGACGTAAAAATATTACCTCAGTTTTTTGGTGCTTCAACGATCTATGTGGCTGTCAAAGAATAG